The Marinilongibacter aquaticus genome has a window encoding:
- a CDS encoding helix-turn-helix domain-containing protein: protein MSEEIKFYNKVSELYRDLGMPIAQDVEFTINNLLDIHQGQAYRSPVFRANYYSFVFIKKGHGRYTTDNKVFDYEDRTVYFTNPGHLKSFEFFSLGEAYLVTLSEAFLKKNVHRDVFEQFPFLLAETIPPQKFSEEGFKDLEVLYQQIKKEERGDSPNKYSIIGNLLVVILLKIKAQFWSEYKPLEEGSRSSQIVQGFKQQLEEHYRQLADGQEQVQYKAKDYARMLHIRPTYLSTVIKNKTGKSISQWISEKTIGQAKALLLHGNYSIKEVGYRLGFAETAHFSNFFKKNTGQTPSAFRDTASVL, encoded by the coding sequence GTGAGTGAAGAAATAAAGTTTTACAACAAAGTGAGCGAACTGTACCGCGATTTGGGCATGCCGATTGCCCAGGACGTGGAATTCACAATCAACAACCTCTTGGACATTCACCAAGGCCAAGCTTATCGCTCGCCTGTTTTTCGTGCCAATTATTATTCTTTCGTGTTCATCAAAAAGGGGCACGGACGATACACCACAGACAATAAGGTTTTTGACTACGAAGACCGTACCGTCTATTTTACAAATCCCGGTCACCTGAAATCCTTTGAGTTTTTCAGTTTGGGCGAGGCCTATTTGGTGACACTCAGCGAAGCTTTTTTGAAAAAGAATGTGCACCGCGATGTTTTTGAGCAATTTCCTTTTCTATTGGCCGAAACCATTCCCCCGCAGAAATTTTCTGAGGAGGGTTTCAAGGATTTGGAAGTGCTGTACCAACAAATAAAAAAAGAAGAGCGGGGCGATTCGCCCAACAAATACAGTATCATTGGCAATTTGCTGGTGGTGATTTTGTTGAAAATCAAAGCACAGTTTTGGTCGGAATACAAGCCGCTGGAAGAGGGCAGTAGGAGTTCGCAAATTGTGCAGGGTTTCAAACAGCAGCTCGAAGAGCATTATCGGCAACTTGCAGACGGGCAGGAGCAGGTGCAGTACAAGGCCAAAGATTATGCCCGCATGCTGCACATTCGCCCTACTTATTTGAGCACCGTGATAAAAAACAAGACGGGGAAGTCGATTTCGCAATGGATAAGCGAAAAAACAATTGGACAGGCAAAAGCACTTTTGTTGCACGGGAATTATTCAATAAAGGAGGTGGGCTACCGCTTGGGTTTTGCCGAAACGG
- a CDS encoding sodium:solute symporter has product MIGSLDIAIICIYLLAVLAFGWMFYRKQTDASSFTRGNGRLPVWALSLSVFATFVSSISFLALPGNAFAKDWSSFVFSLSIPITAFLAVRFFVPLYRKINSDSAYAFLEERFGRWARIYASVCYLLTQLARMGAILYLLALPVNSLTGLGLEQIIVITGLLVLLYSTLGGIEAVVYTDAIQGILLISGAFLCLYFILSKIDGGFGGMWQEALQNHKLSLGSFAFDWKSSSFWLILFYGFFINLQNFGADQSYIQRYMSAKSVKDAQKTVWLGGLLYVPVSLLFFLIGTALWVYYFQNPLPEAIPADQVFPHFISTELPVGIKGLLIAAILSAGMSTLSTSVNSSATVLLTDIFKIETANSLRFLRTASAIMAACSIVAALLFLGVDSALDVWWALASIFSGGILGLFLLGLLVKKSAAKLAVSIGLVFVLWTSLSQMFPESPWAFTLHPNFVIIIGTTLIFAVGWLLRKKD; this is encoded by the coding sequence ATGATCGGTTCACTTGACATCGCCATAATTTGCATTTACCTTCTGGCCGTATTGGCCTTTGGGTGGATGTTTTACCGTAAGCAGACGGACGCCTCGAGCTTCACACGCGGCAATGGCCGCTTGCCTGTTTGGGCACTCAGCCTCTCGGTTTTTGCCACTTTCGTCAGCAGCATCAGTTTTTTGGCTCTGCCCGGCAATGCCTTTGCCAAAGATTGGAGCAGCTTCGTGTTTAGTTTGAGCATTCCGATTACAGCCTTTTTGGCCGTGCGTTTTTTCGTACCACTCTACCGAAAAATCAACAGCGATTCTGCCTACGCATTTTTAGAAGAACGTTTCGGAAGATGGGCCCGCATCTATGCTTCGGTCTGTTATCTGCTTACACAACTTGCCCGCATGGGGGCCATCTTGTACCTTTTGGCTTTACCCGTCAATAGCCTCACCGGATTGGGCCTGGAACAGATCATTGTCATTACAGGTCTTTTGGTTTTGCTCTACTCTACCTTGGGCGGAATAGAAGCGGTAGTGTACACCGATGCCATTCAGGGTATTTTGCTTATTTCTGGAGCCTTTCTTTGTCTCTATTTCATCTTGTCAAAAATTGACGGAGGCTTTGGCGGCATGTGGCAAGAAGCCTTACAGAATCACAAATTGAGTTTGGGCAGCTTTGCTTTCGATTGGAAAAGCAGTTCTTTTTGGCTGATTTTGTTTTATGGCTTTTTCATAAACCTTCAAAATTTCGGGGCAGACCAAAGTTACATTCAACGTTATATGAGTGCCAAAAGCGTGAAAGACGCTCAAAAAACCGTTTGGTTGGGCGGTCTGCTTTACGTGCCGGTTTCTCTTCTTTTCTTTCTCATCGGTACCGCATTGTGGGTGTACTATTTCCAAAACCCTTTGCCCGAGGCAATTCCCGCCGATCAGGTTTTTCCGCATTTTATTTCCACCGAACTGCCCGTGGGCATCAAAGGTTTGCTGATTGCCGCCATACTTTCTGCGGGCATGAGCACACTTTCAACGAGCGTCAACAGCTCGGCCACGGTACTTTTAACCGATATTTTCAAAATTGAAACCGCCAATAGCCTGCGTTTTCTTCGCACGGCATCGGCCATAATGGCGGCTTGTAGCATTGTGGCGGCCCTACTCTTCTTGGGTGTAGACAGTGCACTGGATGTATGGTGGGCATTGGCCTCCATTTTCAGTGGCGGCATTCTGGGTTTGTTTTTGCTGGGTTTATTGGTGAAAAAATCGGCTGCGAAATTGGCCGTTTCCATAGGCCTCGTTTTCGTCTTGTGGACCAGCCTGAGCCAAATGTTCCCCGAATCCCCTTGGGCATTTACCTTGCATCCTAATTTTGTGATCATCATTGGCACCACACTGATTTTTGCTGTGGGTTGGCTCTTAAGGAAAAAAGATTGA
- a CDS encoding sialidase family protein has protein sequence MRQSLYALCVLCCISYWSAAQKTLKSEFIYEEAPFKNCHASTVEETPDGIVAAWFGGTHEKHPDVEIYFSKRHPSGWSTPVSVANGIQHDKKRYPCWNPVLFQVPNGPLLLFYKVGPDPRNWWGELIESTDGGKTWSLPRRLPEDILGPVKNKPVMLSDGRLLCPSSKEVEINGQDHWQVFVEETSDLGKTWKISEALNDGVKTNAIQPSILTYPDGRLQMLCRSKENRLMSFWSNDQGKSWDTIEITNIPNPNSGTDAVSLADGRQVLVYNPTERYKGKWGGPRSPLDVAISSDGKNWKQLVRLESEEGEFSYPAVIQAKDGTIHITYTHKRTHVKYVQLALP, from the coding sequence ATGAGACAAAGCCTATACGCACTTTGTGTGCTATGCTGTATTTCCTATTGGAGTGCGGCACAAAAAACACTGAAATCGGAGTTTATTTACGAAGAAGCCCCTTTCAAAAATTGCCACGCCTCCACAGTGGAAGAAACGCCAGACGGCATAGTGGCGGCCTGGTTTGGCGGCACACACGAAAAACACCCCGACGTCGAGATTTATTTTAGCAAACGTCACCCTTCGGGTTGGTCTACGCCCGTATCGGTTGCAAATGGCATTCAGCACGACAAAAAAAGATACCCCTGCTGGAACCCCGTTTTGTTTCAGGTACCAAATGGGCCCTTGCTTCTCTTCTACAAAGTGGGGCCAGATCCTCGAAACTGGTGGGGCGAGCTAATTGAAAGTACCGATGGCGGCAAAACTTGGTCTTTACCCAGAAGATTGCCCGAAGACATTCTTGGCCCAGTAAAAAATAAACCTGTTATGCTTTCTGATGGCCGATTGCTTTGTCCGTCGAGCAAAGAGGTAGAAATCAATGGCCAAGATCATTGGCAAGTGTTTGTAGAAGAAACCAGCGATTTGGGCAAAACATGGAAAATTTCTGAAGCCCTAAACGATGGCGTGAAAACCAATGCCATTCAACCCAGTATTCTTACTTATCCCGACGGGCGACTGCAAATGCTTTGCCGCAGCAAAGAGAACAGATTGATGAGTTTTTGGTCCAACGATCAAGGCAAAAGCTGGGATACTATCGAAATTACGAATATTCCAAACCCCAATTCGGGTACAGATGCGGTATCCTTGGCCGATGGCCGTCAAGTTTTGGTATACAACCCTACGGAAAGATACAAAGGCAAATGGGGCGGTCCCCGAAGCCCTTTGGATGTCGCCATTTCATCCGACGGCAAAAACTGGAAACAATTGGTGCGTTTGGAAAGCGAAGAAGGCGAATTTTCGTATCCCGCCGTAATTCAGGCCAAAGACGGCACCATTCACATTACCTATACACATAAGCGTACGCATGTAAAATACGTACAACTAGCCCTACCATGA
- a CDS encoding dihydrodipicolinate synthase family protein — MNREIITPLITPLHEDFTLDIEALQKLINHIIEGGVQGIFLLGTTGEFASFDLEFKKEFIRKAIDFIAGRVTVYVNTSATCVKEVEDLTVFAGENGADCIATMPPFFMKIGPDEIVDFYSKLAALSSRPMVVYNIPSLTKVNIAADTVFRLAEIPNIVGVKDSSGDLPQFEKLCTHFAGSSFKIWIGPEEKLKEACEFGGHGGVNGGSNLFPKWYTGVGDAVESGEQETASALQETILQFSAQIYNSTDDPNAYIKGLKAALSGQGLCKNILAPPLLAYSGDELRTVRDNLEAFL; from the coding sequence ATGAACAGAGAAATAATTACCCCCTTGATCACGCCATTGCATGAAGATTTCACATTGGATATCGAGGCTTTGCAAAAACTAATAAACCATATCATTGAAGGTGGCGTACAGGGCATTTTCCTGCTTGGCACCACCGGAGAATTTGCCAGTTTCGATCTCGAATTCAAAAAAGAATTCATTCGAAAGGCAATCGATTTCATCGCTGGACGCGTGACCGTCTATGTCAACACCAGTGCCACATGCGTGAAAGAAGTGGAAGACCTTACGGTATTTGCGGGAGAAAATGGAGCCGACTGCATTGCAACTATGCCTCCTTTTTTCATGAAAATCGGCCCGGATGAAATCGTGGATTTCTACAGCAAATTGGCGGCCCTTTCCAGCCGTCCGATGGTTGTGTACAACATTCCCTCACTGACCAAGGTGAACATCGCAGCCGATACCGTATTTCGTTTGGCCGAAATTCCGAATATTGTCGGTGTAAAAGACAGCTCGGGCGATTTGCCGCAATTCGAAAAACTCTGTACGCATTTTGCGGGAAGTTCTTTCAAAATATGGATAGGCCCTGAAGAAAAACTGAAAGAAGCTTGTGAATTTGGAGGTCACGGCGGTGTAAATGGCGGCTCGAATCTTTTCCCGAAATGGTACACGGGTGTAGGCGATGCCGTAGAAAGTGGTGAACAAGAAACCGCAAGTGCACTTCAAGAAACCATTCTTCAATTCTCGGCCCAAATCTACAACAGCACAGACGATCCCAACGCCTACATAAAAGGTTTGAAGGCTGCTCTATCCGGCCAAGGCCTGTGCAAAAACATTTTGGCCCCGCCTTTGTTGGCCTATTCGGGCGATGAACTGCGTACTGTTCGCGACAACCTGGAGGCCTTTCTATGA